Part of the Gadus chalcogrammus isolate NIFS_2021 chromosome 22, NIFS_Gcha_1.0, whole genome shotgun sequence genome is shown below.
GTACACGGGCTGATACCAGGTGGAGTTTGATGTACAGGCCACATTTGGCAGACATTCCACATTACTACAATGCGTTCATTTAGGCATTGCCTATAGAACACTTGGCCTACTCTTAACTTGCATAAAAAGGCAAGCTGTGTGCAGCACATCACACATCTAATATTTACATCTCAAACTGTGACCCGtttctttaaagaggagtgatTTATATGACATGAGGCCAGAAATATATAAGCTTATGGATCAACATTTAGAATTAATGACTTTCCTTTCGCAGAGTCAATATTTCCATCCAAATACTTTCTTAATGAGGTGATGAACATGCTGATCCCCAGACGCCGACAGTGCTTGTCAGAACCTCTGACACAGCTCGTGGGATCCCTAAGTCAGTGTACGGTCTTCCTCACGCTCCCGACACGTAGGCAAAATAAAACTTCAGTTCACAGACACGGCCACATGTGAAACCAGTCCAGGCTGTGCACTTCTGCAACAACCCGAGGAAGGAAGTGCGATGGGTGCTGAGGCCACGGTGACCACCGACAGATGCAGTATCTGTACAAACCTCAACACTGTTCTCAATGCAGGTCACACCACAATTACAGTCCTAAAGCGCTGCAGACATGCTGCTGTTTGTAGAACTCTCCATGGCTCTGTAAACACTGTCAGTGGGACGGCTAAATAACACAGGTTAATGTGAGATGTGGAGGAGTCGGTTTGTTTAGACCAGTGAAGAGTGAAAAGTATTATTCTGTTTGTCATTATAGTGCCCGTTTTTAAGTAGGAATATACTGCCTGCTCATGTGAATAGGTTAACAgtgaattcattcattcactcatagtctgtctttctcttgcaTTCAATACGTTTTCTATACGTCTTATGGAATGAAGAAGAGTTTAAGTGCATAGCTACTACTGTTATTAACGTGAACAAAATAAGGTTGTATATTCCATGCTATCCTTTGCTGCATTACATATATAATTTATTTCATCCATGCCATTGTTTGCTGTTTGCAGCGTAATGTCCCTGCAGTTGACGTTCATTATTTGCAATATGGAGAGAGAGTTGCAGATTCCTTTGGGAGCACAAAGAGAACCCTAACAAGCATGAGTCTACCTACTCAGGCCGACCGTGTTGTGGATTCTGCTAAACCACACATAGTTACAGTCTCCAGGATCCCAAACACCAAACAAACCAGGAGCCACTCAGGCAGGGCCACGGCAACGAGAGCACttactatatagatatatctatttCTATATCTATAAAGATAGAGATATATtcaaatatctatattttatatGAAGACAAAAACATTTAGTTGTCGGCATATCCGGTTAAAGTGTTCCTTCTTTTCCAAGAGAAACATACTTGGCTAATGATTACCACAGCTCTGGTCAACAGTCTTGCCGGTCTGCCGCTATCGTCACCAGCTTGCTGTTGCGCCATAAGAAGCACATGCTTACACACCAGTACACCAATGTGTTGTTATGCACACGTCTACTCCGCTCGGCTGCAGTGCACGAAGGTGGCGGCGGAGCGGTGGAGCACCTGAGACGACTGCACCACCACGTTGGTGGACGGGTGGGACCCGTAGGCCCTCTGCATCCTCCAGCTCTCCTCCCCGACCGTCTCCCCTGGGGAGGAAACATAAAGAGGTCCTTTAGTAAGCCACACGTGGAACACACCGGAACACCTTTAAAACAGGTTCACTCGTTGCGGTTCCTCGCCAACCAAGAGCTCAACACTGAGTCAGAGTGTCGGCAGATCAACGGCTGGGCGGCTGCCATGGTGGGGATTCAAAAAAGGACCATAGTGGGGGGAAAAGAAAGACAGGAACTACTTCTTTGACTGTTCTTTTCTCTTCATTCAAGTCTTAACTAGGTCAGAAAGTGAGATTATCAGAGTCCCAACACCTTTCTGATCACATTAATGGATTAAGAAGCCCTCGACCACTTGGGACCAGCAATTTAGAGAATACTCTGTCGGAGTGTACCATAGATCAGTGAGCCTCTGGGGCCTGGGGCTCGATTCTGTAACCAGTGGAGTCCCTGATCCTGGTTCATAGACAGACCAGCTCTTACTGTAACCAGTGGAGTCCCAGATCCTGGTTCATAGACAGACCAGCTCTTACTGTAACCAGGGGAGTCCCTGATCCTGGTTCATAGACAGACCAGCTCTTACTGTAACCAGTGGAGTCCCTGATCCTGGTTCATAGACAGACCAGCTCTTACTGTAACCAGTGGAGTCCCTGATCCTGGTTCATAGACAGACCAGCTCTTACTATAACCAGTGGAGTCCCTGATCCTGGTTCATAGACAGACCAGCTCTTACTGTAACCAGTGGAGTCCCTGATCCTGGTTCATAGACAGACCAGCTCTTACTGTAACCAGTGAGGTCCCTGATCCTGGTTCATAGACAGAACAGCTGTTTTTGCACCAGACCCACTACATCTTGATAGCACAGTTAGCACTCAGCTACACCATACATGCTTACAGGATTTAATACAGCATTTGACTGGCCTATTCTCCCCATCCCCTTGTGGTCCATGACCGATTCATCCTCAATGGAACCTATAGAAGCAGCCATTGCCATAGCAGGAGTGTGACTCAGGCTAGGGCCACATGGGCCCAGTTTATTGCATCTTTCTGTTGAGCAGTCCAGACCAAAACACAGTGCTGGTGGACTGTAATCCTGCTGCAGCCACACTTAGGTTTTTTTGTATCCCTTGAGTACTTTACTCTCACTGGTGCACTTAATCACTTCTGTCTACATACCCTATAATCCCTTTACTGAGACTGGCATTGGAGCTCATATGGTTCTCAAATATAGTCCCAGTGACTTTAGTAAAATGTTTCTATCTCACTCCTCCTGTTCCAGAAAGTATGCAGGCACTCAGCAAGCAAAAGGAGTGAGATTGTTGTGTGTATTCCTGTTCTTTGGGTCACAAGGAACAATCCTTAGGAAAACGCTGCCAAAACAAATCTTCCCTGAGCATGAAGTCTGCAGTTCTATGAAACCCATCTAAAATAGAACCTGACATATTTCCTGACATTTTAGACCCGCACTTTCCATTCACATCTGCAAGAGGAATTCCTGGCAGGGCCACTGTGAAAGTTAGAGGTGAGTCTCTGTCTTCGAAAAGATCTGCAGCTTTGAAACAAATCCATAATGCTATACAACCTGAGACTAGGTATTCTCCATCGCCAAGACAATTGTTAGCAGTTTCTAAATAGCCTCATCTTTGACCTCAATAAGACTCAGAGCTGAAGCTGTAAGTTAgccttcctcctcatcccagACCCGTCAGCCGAACCCTTCTCTCCCACCATGCATTGGAGGGGACACAAATAGTTACCGCTGGATTACTAATAGTGGTCATGATTTTGGTAAGTTAATGTCACCACCAGTTAATGTGACGTCTCCTTTTATTGGCATCATTAGTTATATTCTTCCCATTGCAAACAGGACACACAGGTTTGTCTCTGTGCTGTAGGTAAAAGCCAGTGCAAAAGATATTAACTGCATGTGGCTTGTTAAAAAACATATGTATTTCTAAAGTAAAACGTTTTCTAGACTCTATTGGCTGGCCTGCTATTTTTTGCAGCTTGTGTTAGTGATCTCATGGGGTTACAGTATGTCAGTGCTTATGAGTGCAGTGCAATGCAAGGCATACAAAGCTAGAGGCCACTCCCAAACTAGGTGAGAAATAGAATGGGCCAACACATTCTcagggataatgccttgtaatGCGTGACAGGGTCCGGGACTTAACACTGGTTAAGCTAAGAGTACGGTATCGCTTATAATGTCGTTAGAAGCCAAGTCAGctcacacagatgcacaccGACTGTCTTCCCTCTCTGAAGATATATATAAAATTGGCAAAATCCTGTAATCCACACAAGAAGCCAATTGAGTGTCTGAGAAAAAGAGGCGGGTCAAGAAAGGCGGAAAACAGCTGTTTGGGACTTAAACAGACAGCTCTTCAGACTCTGCTGCACACTGACTTGGACTCTGATCTGCACTTTGAGGCAGGCACCATTTTCTCAGAGAACTAGCTTCAGAAATCAGACAATGGGGAAAAATCTGAAGCAACCACTCCCACGGATGTGTCCTCCTTCAGATTGCATGCAACATCATTGTGAAAAAGATATTTGTATCcataaaaaaactaaattcGTACAGCCAATTAAAAGCATCTAAATGATATGTGGATGCAGTcacaaagaacaaaaacactATTCATGCGTCAACGTGCCCTTTGGACACAAAGGAAAAGAACCCCGAACTCAAAGACCTACAGTGACGAGCCTCTGAGATTCATGTGACGCATGAGGCTGAGCCTGCCCCCTAATGTTGGGGGGTAGCCATAGCACCTTGTTTTTCTCCAAAAACCCTTAAACCCTCAGGAGGATTTGATCTTCCTGCCTCGGTTACCAAATGGATAGatgaaggcgtgtgtgtgtgtgtgtgtgtgtgtgtggggggggggggggtcatgttcGGCAAGAAACTCACCATGACCCTAACTCCGCCCTGCTGGGGTGGTGTTGCTGGCAGGCAGTTCCCATGGCTACAGAATGGGACTGGTCTCCTAACTGGTCTCCTATTATTCTACCGCCATGGGATTAGAGCTCAAAACAAATGTACCGATTGAACAAATTCCAAAAACTATTTTAAGGGGCCCTAAATTcattgaaaacaaaataaaacaaattattaatTTTGGATGTTTTATGAACAGTGTTGCTCCTTTGTGATACTTTCGCACATCCTTGCATTTGATCTTGAGTATACTTTCTTGAAGATAAAGGATAGATAAAAAGATAGAACAAAacaatattatttaattaaaattcTGTTTCACAACAttgtgttttgtattgaatTATAATATTCCTTGTAACATGACACTGTGGCAGCCATCAATATGACATTACTAGATTCGGATCAAAGAGCAGGATTAAACCAAGCATGGGGAGCATCTGGGAGCATGGGGGGTGGGTCAACTTTACTGGAGGTTAGAGCACTGTGCACAGAAACCCTCGCCAAACATAACAGGCCACTCAAGGCCATCTGCGGCCACTCTCCTGGGAGCTCTTCCAATTAAAGACACAGGATCAACCAGACCTCACACTGAAACCGTACAGGGACAGTAGGGAGAAGGAATTTCCCAGACTGATACATTTTCTTTAGCCTATTTACAGCCTCATTTCAAATTTGGGAAACACAAGATTATCTTTAATACTAACACAGACTACATTTCTTTTAGGGATTGTCCATATCTGCAAAACGAACCACATTTGTCTTTGTTACTAACCTTGACTGTGTTTATTTCTCTCAAGAATTCTAGGGGGAAAATAATTATAGTTGACTAATGAAGTAATTTGAAGATACAGCTCAGAAAAGGCAGCCTTAacgaatgtaaaaaataaaataaaaacagtacTGCTAATACATATGAGAATATTGAATTTAGTCTGCGACTTGATATCTTATTGCGATGAAGCTTAAAAAGGTATCTCTCATCTCATTTCAGATTAACTCATTGGTTGTAGTGCAGGAGACACGTGACCTCAACGCGACTACCTGCCTCAACAGCGGTTTCGTTTCCTTACACTGTTTTATTGCGAGATTCTTTTAAATATCAGGATAAATCGTTTAAGCAAACACATCGTTATCAGAGATAGTAAATGTCATAGTCTGTCCTACCGACTATCACGAACCCCCCGTCCGTCTCCTTCTCGGGGGTCGTCTTCTTGGGGTCTTTACGAAGACCCAGAAAGTTCAGCATGACTCCGATCTGTGGGCAAGTGCCTGATTACAACGAGTATTCTCTTAGCATTAGACAAATACAACCATAACATCGATAAAGTCATAATAGTTAGTCGCCAGTAAGTGGGCTTGTGCTGAGTGACTTCCAGGGAACTGAAAGTTTACTTTACTGTCTGGTGAACCCATGATAACGGTGGCCATTATTCCTCAACATTGCGATGTTGCATCGCCTTAACactggtaaaaaataaaatgaacgaCCTACTGTAGATGTAGCTTTAAATCAACTGTTGGTGGCTTAAATGTCTCGTTTTAAAGTAATACGGACGACATTATCGGTTTGTGTCTTCCTTGTATAGCTGTTGTGATGGTAGCTGTGGCGCGGCGTTCAAATCGCTCCGGGTCGAAACCAGCCTCCGCAAACCATTCCCGGAATTATGCGCTAATCTACGCAATCTTAACATATTTATGATGAATACCAGGACATTAAAATACACATTTGACCGACACCAACCATATCATTTCGGATAATAGTAAAATTAGCCTATGTACAGATACACAAATGTATTTCCAAATTGAGTGGGAACCACCTAACGGTATAGCTATTGTTTTAGGAGACAGTATATCACTACAGAACGGCAGGAAAAACGTAGTTCGTTTTGGGTGCGTTCGTTTTGGGTATTTGTGTTTCCCGGTACATGAACCCTATGTTAGGGCCTTGGGTGACACATGCACCGCCAATCAGGGATGCCCTTTGACACAAAACATACAATCAAATATTTCCCGCGCAACACAGCGTTGTTCCCAGTTCACCAAACCTAGGAGGACAACAAGATGTCAGCTATCTATGAAGCCCCGAGAGCCAGAATAAACACGTCCATGTTGTCCCAGTATGTGAGCCGCCCCGTCTGCTTCGTGGGACGCGTGGAGAAGGTAGGACTTTCCTCTTCGTCGGTTGGTTTGGTTAAACCCCGACGTTGTGTTTGTTCCTTCAGTCTAGGGCTATAGCAGTGGTCCCGAAAGTCTCATCCTTTCCACAGGTCCATCCCTCAGGGAGGACCGTAACCCTGTCtgatggagagagtgaaggtCTTCCACAATGGAGTGATCACTAACGTCTCGTCCTGTCCGCAGGTCCATCCCTCAGGGAAGTCCTTCACCATGTGTGATGGAGAAGGGAAGGTGGTGTCAGTGGAGCTGAACGAACCCGTGAGTACAGCCGCCTCTCTCCTAGTAACTGATCCTCTAGAGACGTCTAACGTTATATAACAGGGACGGATTGACTCCATACGGTCCGTTTGTTTATCTTCCCTTTCAAGCCATTACACTACATGGTTGAATATGTAAGATGAGAAATATTACATGTATGAAGAAATCGACCAAGTGTTATGTAGGGGGGTTGATTAGTGCCCAAGAAGTGGCTTAATCCGAGGTCAGACTAAATTCTCTTAATTTCAGTAGGAATGCAAAATGCCATATAGACGATAAAGGGCTGGGATGCAAGTCGAGACTATACAATGGGTATCTCAAACTCAAATAATATCTTAATAACTCAAAATCGACTGGAGTCCTCATTTAAGGTTCTTACATCGGAGACGCTTCTCAAGTACAGTAGCTTGAGTAGCCTGATATAATATACCAACATGAAGGATGCCTCCTCTTCTCCAGCTTGACGAGGAGCTGAGTGGCGTGGTGGAGGTCGTTGGCATGGTGACCAACAAGGGAGCTCTCATGGGCTCTGCCTACACCATATTCCAGGAAGAGAAGGGCGTCGCTTTTGGtgagttttatttttgaacACAAGAAGtttctttatttgtcattgcagACACATGTACATATTTTTCTCATGTTGAAGCGGTTTTAGTGCACTTTGAGCTCTTATGTTGTTAATCTTTGTTTCCTCTTACCCTCCAGATCTGGAACTTTACAACGAAGCTCTCAAAGTGATCCATGACTTCTCTCAGTACTACCCCTTTAAAGTAGAAACAAGTGGATGAATGACTTTGGCCCTTTTTCGTTATGTGATTCCTTCAGTTTGTTTTGTAAATGTTTAATTATACGTTTGTGCACGATTTGCAGCCAAAGTAGCTTTCTGTAATAAAATTGTATATTTAAAAGCTTGCATCTTCACTACAAGTCCAAACGTTGAATACACTGTACAGCAAACAATGTTAATCTCTTTAACCATATCAAGATTAAATTATCCataatgtatataatttaaAATGCCTAATGTATTATGAAAATGGCATTTTCCAACGTGCCTGTCTATGTAGATGTAACTGTAATGAGCCTGCTCCATGGTTCCATCTGCTGGTTGAAGACTATAAATGCATCCTATTGCAgtacttactttactttatcGACATCATGTAATTTAGACATAGAAATGACCAATAATAGAAAAAAACTTGATTTATAGTGACGCAGGAAATCATAAAagtatacatttaaatgtactaTGTATAAACCTACCTTAAATATATAACAAGTCAAAGCTGATATTTCATTTGATACAATGTAACTTAACCTGCCCTTTGAACTTTCTTGACCGTGCTAATGCCTAACCTTTTACTGGTATATTCCATCATTGCAATACTTATTTAAATCTAGGCTTCTCCCATAACAATTTCTGAAACCACCATAAGATATCTGGATTTCTCCAGCGCCACAGCTAATGCAGTTGCACAAGGCTACAATGATCCATCCCAaccaatgattaaaaaaaacgcaTCCAAAGAAAATGTGAAAGCAATTGTGACCACCAAGGCGCTGTAATGGGCTGATTGTCAGCAGTGATGATTTATCTAGTAGACAGAACGGAGTGAGTAACCTTGCCTATACAAGGCCCTCTTGAGGGGTGGGAAGGGCTTGCCTGGAGCAGGCCAGCTGTCATGTGAATGCAGGTCGAGACGACTGCGCTTGTTTTGACATCTGCTTTTATCTGAGCCTCCATTTTAGAGCGATCGCTGCCATCTGTTAGCAAATCAATCTGtcattattcttattcttaGAGATCTTGCAAGATATCACATTTAGACAAATgagaagaaagaaatgtatatcCCTCCTAGGCAGGGTTACATTTCCAAATGAATAAATTCAGTTGAAGCAGGTGTAAAGCAACGTCTTCTGTGACCAGATTCCCTTTTCAAGTGGAAATAACTATACTTAGAGCAGGTATAAATTTTTTTGCTAAATTGTACATTCAACAGCCTGGTGCGTAGATGCATACATTATCATTTATCTGCTTATACGGTCTGTGTGTCTCCTGCACTATAACCCTGTTATCAGGTGGCTACTGCTAAACAAATCCCCTTCTCCACAACCCACAACCCAGTGACACCAACCCTCTACCTAACCCACGTATACCAACTGATGTATATcactgttaataataataatttgcagCTGTTAAGCCCGCCAACAATACGCTGTACATATGAAGGGTTCAATTTAGAGTTGTATCATCGTTCTAtaataaaataagtataaaGCAACTTTTGAGGCACTTTAGTCTTTTGAAGTTCCCTTTCTGAAGGTCGACAAAGCCCAGCTTTGTGTTAACACTAGTGTTACACAGTCAACCAGATCAGTGCTGATAGGCCCTCGGTCGGGCCTGGACCCCTGAGCATTTCAGGGGTGGTCCCCCACTGGTCTGTTGTGCCTGTTAACCCCGTCAGGACCACCCCACCGGCCTCCACCCGGCCCTGGATCTGCTTCAACCGCCCAATGAAGTCCTCCGTGGTGATCCCCCCAACACACCTCCAGAAGGGCATCCTTCTTCGTCCACATACCCAGGGCCGTGGGGGGCTAGGGCCTAGGGGGGCTAGGCTTGCTATATAAAGCTGTCAGGCCCATTTGGTCGTTTTTCACATTCCCACATGCTTTTCCGCTGTGTCATGTCTGTGACATGTTGAACAAACGATCAGAGCATGGCAGGTTCAAGGAAACTTAATGGCTGCGGCTGCAAGCTACTTGGGTGAATTACAAATGCTTTAATAAAAACGGCCATTTACTTTTTCTTGAGACTTTGAGATTTAATTTGCCAGCAAATACTCGGATGGAGCCAATGGAGCCAATGGAGGAACATGTATGAAATGTTCATACTATTCAATTACTTAACGTCTATTCATTTTATGAATATTACGTTTTTAGTTTGAATTGAAGAACAGCGGGTAGCCTGTCGGTGTGGTTTCAGAATTAAAGGCAGGGCAGCAGCCGCCAGGGAACGCTGTTCTCCTCTGCCTTGCGGCAAACAAAAAACACTAAATgtagttttttttgtatttcaaaCCTACGTTTagctattttatttatttaggatCCCCCATAGTTATTACGGCTGTAACAACTGTTCTTTCTCGGGCCTCAAAAGACAAGACAATTAAACATCACATCATTGATAATCAAAAGGCAAACACCAAAaccataaaataaatgaagtagTTCTCTTACCTTCATGTCAGCTCAACAATAATGGTTTAACAAGTAAATCACATCACGAAGAATATCACACTGAATATCACAC
Proteins encoded:
- the rpa3 gene encoding replication protein A 14 kDa subunit, which translates into the protein MSAIYEAPRARINTSMLSQYVSRPVCFVGRVEKVHPSGKSFTMCDGEGKVVSVELNEPLDEELSGVVEVVGMVTNKGALMGSAYTIFQEEKGVAFDLELYNEALKVIHDFSQYYPFKVETSG